The sequence below is a genomic window from Oncorhynchus masou masou isolate Uvic2021 unplaced genomic scaffold, UVic_Omas_1.1 unplaced_scaffold_4867, whole genome shotgun sequence.
agcagcagagagaatgaagagaaaggacaggaacagacataacaagacatgacaagaagGAGTGATTTGGGATTCAGCCTATGCCATATGTACTGTgcatctgcatgtgtgtgttttaaggTATTTATTTACCGGAGTTTGCGGAGCCTCCCAAATGAGAGACTACGCCAGTCAGCTGGTAGTAGCCAATCACTGACTTCACTGGCTGCTTCTTCAGTAAGAAAACACATGTGATCATTGGATTCTCAtttaccctacagtacatcacactgTCTACAGTTCACAACACTACTCGTCTACTGCAGGAGGTCTACTAGATCATGTACTCCTCATAACtatctcagtgttctgtcataacttatatttcactggtttcactctctatctctcctcaccACTGAGGCTGTCCACAGCACTTTCCCTGGTTCCTGGTCATTTGAATCTGAGGGGTCAAATATACATATAAAGAGCTGTAAAAACGTGGTCTCTTGTCTGAATTGCTCTGGTCTAAAACAGCTTCCGTACATCACTAACAATGTCTGAGAAACATTTTAATTTGCAGCTTCTTGCTTCTCTGTCTGCAGCACCGTTTTGGGAGTGGGTGGATTGTGTGGTGTTGTGATGCCATGACCTACCTGAACAGCAGAGGGCGCTATCTTTGGCCTCTCCAGGTGGGTTGGAGACTTGGCTGGCGAGGGTCTGGGGGATGGACACCTGGATATTGGGGATCTGGTTGGTGAGGGCCTGTGGGCTGGCACTGTGCAGGGGTGGCACCGTGTCCCCGCAGAAGGTGGAGAGCCTCAGCTCCGAAGGAAACAAAAGAGGAGCCTCCTGCTTCTCCAACCCCCCAGGTCCTCCAAACCTCTTCAGATGCAGAACCAGCACACtgcccagagacagagaggaacagacagacaatgAAACCAGTCAACAAATAACAGATGAGTGAAATTTGTTCTGTGGTGCTCATCCCTAAGTCCTACAACCTGCTCAGGAAGTAATTACTCCTAAATGCTCAGGACACAATGACCACTCATTTCATTAAATACTGCCAGTTCTATGAGAGGTTATAACGGGGCAACTCACAGAGGCAGTGTGTGGAACTGCTCCACCTTTGAGGCGTGGAGGCCCTTGCAGCCCGCACATGTGAATTCAACCTTTTCTCCCTGggttagaaacacaagcattacaaaATGAGTGATACCACTACAATAATAAGATACCGTATTCTGAGACAGTGGGCAGCTTGCCCTGGGTGTTAGTCTCTACACCCAGGGCTAAACCCTACGTGCTGACTTTGAAAGTGAGTGCTAGGCTGCTTAGCAAGGTGCGCTCAGAGGTGAAGTCCAATGAGAGGTGATTGTAGTCCTCTCTGGTGGACGACTCGCGCCCACAGCTTCAGAAGCAGGACAAAGAGAAGAAAAATGCATCAGGTTTCTGTTTCAGGTCTCTACAATGTTATGCCATGTGTTTTGTAATATCTTTTGAAGAAAGATCATGTTACCAGTAGAT
It includes:
- the LOC135535377 gene encoding ubiquitin carboxyl-terminal hydrolase 37-like, which codes for MELLGLPNIGNTCFLNATLQCLLVLPSFSKEILRQEQLWSSSPFSNLLRCLSDVHRSGLPDSGANQASKADLMWKVKYSLSGYDLKYLGDTQQDAHELLVNMLCQLKEEGMILKTLGVNYTCPVSQLEFQLVSVRTCTSCGRESSTREDYNHLSLDFTSERTLLSSLALTFKGEKVEFTCAGCKGLHASKVEQFHTLPLVLVLHLKRFGGPGGLEKQEAPLLFPSELRLSTFCGDTVPPLHSASPQALTNQIPNIQVSIPQTLASQVSNPPGEAKDSALCCSEAASEVSDWLLPADWRSLSFGRLRKLRALH